Below is a window of Sulfurisphaera ohwakuensis DNA.
AGAGGTGTGGGTGTTAAAGTAAATGTAGTAGCAACTGGTATATGCGGAAGGGATATTGTTATTTGGAAAGGCGGATTCAGAAACTTAAAAACACCCATAATTTTAGGTCATGAAATTGTCGGTTACTATAACGGTAAACCTGTAGCCGTATATCCTAACATATATTGTGGGAAATGTGAATACTGTAGAAACGGAAAAGAAAATCTCTGTGATAATGCTATAATTATAGGTGAAAACCAGAACTATAGTGGAGGTTATGCAGAAGAAGTTATAGTTCCAGAAAGTAATTTAATACCTTTACCAGATGAGAAGTTTGAAAAATACGCAGCAGCACTAGATCCAGTAGCTACAGCAATTCATGCTACAAAGCTGGTTGAACTAAATGATCAAAGTAAAGTTTTAGTTACTGGTGCGGGTGGAGGAGTAGGGATTCATTTAATTCAATATCTGAAGTATTTAGGAGTAAGGGAGGTATATGCGTTAACATCTAAAATAGATAAAGTCAAGGAATTTACTGAGTATGCAATAAGTGATGTTAAGGGCTATAAATTTGATGTTGTGTTCGAGCTAGTTGGAGCAAAGACGATAAATGATTCTTTAAGAGCTCTCAATAAAGAAGGGACTTTAGTGTTAATAGGGAATGTGGAAGGGGAACCTATAACATTGAGTAGACCGGCATTATCTATTATGAGACAGCAGAAGATTATAGGATCAGCTTCTTATACTAAGAAGGAATACGAAGAAGCAGCTAAGTTAATTCATGATAACAAGATAGTTCCTATATATAGACAATATAACCTAAATGATATTAATCAAGCTTACATGGATTTAGTAAATAGAAAAGTTTTTGGAAGAGCCGTTGTGAAAATTAGATAAGATAAGAAACTTTTTATTTATAGCTTGTTATATCTAATTATGGTCTTGCCATTTAAGTCAGCGGAAGTCTTCTCTGTAGAGGTTTCAGAAAAACATGAATTATTCAGAAAAGCTGTAAGGGAGTTTATGGAGAGAGATGTAGCCCCTTATGTGGAAAAAGGAGAAGCACAGAGAGAAGTACCTAGAGAAATATTAGAAAAAGCTAAAGAATTAGGTCTTTATGGTATAACTGTACCAGAAGAATATGGAGGCCAAGGTGGAGATACTTTAATGTCTGCCATAGCACAAGAAGAAATATCTAGAATATGGGCTTCTTTTGCCACTAGAGTTGCAGCTGGTGCTTTATTTACAACTCCAATATTGCTTTTTGGGTCAGAGGAGTTAAAGAAGAAATATGTTCCTCCCGTTGCTAGAGGAGATAAAGTTGCTGCATTAGCTAATACCGAGCCTAGTGCTGGATCTGATGTTGCTGGGATGCAAAGTACAGCAAAGAAAATTAATGGAAAATACATACTTAATGGGAGAAAGATCTTCATAACTAATGGCGGTATAGCAGATTATTACGTTGTTACCGCAAGAACTTCTCCACCCGATCCTAAAGCTAGATGGAAAGGAATTTCAATGTTCGTAGTGGAGAGGGAGTGGAAAGGGGTTAAAGTTGTTAGCAGAATTGATACCTTAGGATTAAAGGCTTCAAATACTGCAGAATTAATATTCGAAGATGTAGAAATACCAGAGGAGAATATTGTAGGTGAAGAGGGAAATGGTTTTAAATATGCAATGGCAACTTTCGATAGAACTAGAGTTGGTGTTGCTGCACAAGCATTAGGTGTTGCTCAGGCTGCTTTAGAGAAAATGGTAAGTTATGCTAGCCAACGTATAGCATTTGGAGAACCTATAGTAATGTTTGAGTTGGTCCAAGAAAAGATTGCTGAGTCATTAACAGAAGTGAATACTGCGCGACTTTTAACTTATTGGGCAGCTACACTTTTTGATAAGGGATTAGAGAACGAGGCTATAGTAGCTGCTTCAATGGCAAAATATTATTCGACTGAGATAGCTGAGAAAGTGGCAATTAGAGCCATTACTGTGCACGGAGGTTATGGTGTTGCTACTTCTACTGGAGTTGAAAGACTGTTAAGAGATGTAGAGGTTATGAAAATTTACGAAGGGACAAATGATATACAGAAACTTACTATAGTTAAGGAGACAGCAAGAAGGCTATTGGGTATTAAATTATAATTAATTAGTTTGGGTAAAAAGCTTTATTAATTGTCAATTCAATTTTCATTATATGAGTGAATATTACGAATATGAATTGACAATAGATAAGATTCTAGACACTGGAGTGAAAAGCTTCCCAGATAGAGAAATAGTGTATAGGGATGTTAGAAGGTATACTTTTTCATCTTTTACAGATTCTGTAAGAAGATTAATGAGCGGATTGAGAAGATTAGGTGTTAAAGAGGGCGAGACTGTAGGTGTTATAGATTGGGATACAGACGTTTATCTTCATTCTTACTATGCTATTCCTATGCTAGGTTCTGTTTTGCATACAGTTAATATAAGATACCCGCCAGAAATAATATTGAAGACTATATTACAAGCTGAAGATAAATATTTAATTGTTAGGGATGAGTTTTTACCCTTATTAGAGAAAGCTAGGAATCTTCTTCCAGTGGGAATGAAAATTATAACATATAGTGATAGTAAAGAGAAAGTTAGGTCTAAGATTTCTGATGCAGATTTTTGGGAATTGATTGATAGTAGTGAGCCTTCAGAAATACCACAAGTTAGTGAAAATAGTAGAGCTACTATATTCTTTACTTCCGGTACTACTGGTGACCCTAAAGGTGTTTGGTTTACGCATAGAAAACTTGTTCTTCATGCGTTAAGTGTAAGCTTAGTAGGTGCGAGACCACCTTTAAACGTAACAACCAGTGATGTTTACTTAATATTAGTGCCTATGTTTCATGTACATTCTTGGGGATATCCCTACGTGTTTATGTTGTCTGGGATTAAATACGTTTTACCGGGGAAATATGATTATGGTCTTATACTAAAACTAATGGATAAGGAAAAAGTTACTTTCTCAGCTATGGTGCCTACCATATTATATTTCATAATTACTCATCCAGAGGCACAAAACTATTTACATGTATTTAAGAGATGGAAAGTCATTATAGGTGGATCGGCTCTACCAGAAGGGTTAGCAAGGAAGGCTAAAGAACTGGGTATTACAGTAATTTGCGGTTATGGATTATCAGAGACTTGCCCAGTGCTTACAGTTGGCTATTACAATTCATTAGTAGAAAACTTAGATGAAAATAAAAAATTCCTAGAACAAATAACTGCTGGAACTCCTATACCCTTAGTCCAGTTAAGGATAGTTGACCCAGTATCTAGTGAGGAGAAGAAGGTAAATGAAATAGGTGAGATAGTTGTAAGAAGTCCTTGGCTTACAAAAGAGTACTATAAAGACCCAGAGAAGACTAAAGCTTTATGGAGAGGTGGATGGCTTCACACAGGAGATTTAGGTTATATTGATGAGTATGGCTACGTACATATTGTAGATAGGGAGAAAGATGCAATAAAAAGTGGTGGTGAATTTATTCCGTCATTACTTTTAGAAAATGTAATATCATTACATCCTAAGGTCTCACAAGTAGCAGTTGTAGGTAGAAAGGACGAAAAATGGGGTGAAAGACCTATAGCATTTATCGTTCCTAAAGAGCCAATTACTGAAGAAGAATTAAGGAACTTCTTACTCGAAATGAGTAACCAAGGGAAGATCCAAAAGTGGTGGATTCCAGATAAGTTCATCTTCATACAATCAATGCCTCTTACCTCAACAAATAAGATAGACAAAAAAATATTAAGAGATTTGGCTAATAAGAGTATGTAGGTGTGAAAATGAGAAATGTAGCAATCATAGGTACTGGGCATACTAAGTTTGGCGTTAGGACTGACGTAAACCTTCAAGAATTAGCATGGGAGGCTATAAAACAAGCGTTAGAAGAAGCTAATTTAGATCAAAAGGATATTCAGTATTTTGTTGTAGGAAATGTTGGAAGTTGGAGTGCTGAAGAATTACCAGCAGTTGTTGTTGGAGAATATTCAGATTTGACTCCTAAAGGGACTATGAGAGTTGAAGCCGCATGCGCTACGGGTAGTGCAGCACTAAGAGATGCTTATTTAGCAATTAAATCTGGTGAAGCTGATATAGCTTTAGCTGTTGGCGTTGAGCAAATGCATCAGTCTCCTAATCCCCAAGTTGTTGAATTAATAGGAAGAGCTGGTGATTATTTCTGGGAATTTGAGAATTTCGGATTAACATTTCCGGGCTATTATGCTCTCCATGCTTCAGCTTATATGGCTAAATATGGAGCAAAAGAAGAAGACTTAGGTAAAATTGCTATAAAAAGTCACCATTACGGGGCAAGAAATCCATATGCACAATTCCAAAAAGAAATTACAATGGATGAATATCTTAAATCTAAACCAGTAGCATATCCGTTGAAATTATTAGACTCTTCCCCAATCACTGATGGTGCTGCCGCTGTAGTTTTAGCATCTGAAGAAGTTGCCAAGAAAATTACTGATTCCCCAGTTTGGATTGTGTCACAAGGTGTTGCTAGTGGTACAGCAAACTTAAGTAAGAGAACAGATTTTACACATATAGAAGCTGCTTATTTAGCAGCTCAACAAGCATATTCTAGGGCTGGTATTAATTTTGATGAGGCTTGGAGGTTTTTTGATGTCGCTGAAGTTCATGATTGTTTCACTATTGCTGAAATAATGGCTTATGAAGATTTGGGTTTTGCTAAGAGAGGTGAGGGATATCTATTAGCTAGAGAAGAACAGACGTATATCGGTGGGAAGATACCAGTAAATGTTGATGGTGGGTTAAAAGCTAAAGGACACCCTATTGGCGCTACCGGTATTAGTATGGCTGTAGCTATAACAAGACAGTTGCTTTATAGAGCTCCTAAGGGTACACAGGTTAATGTAAAGCATGGTATGGGTATTTCACACAATGTGGGAGGAACAGGACACTACGCATACGTGACAATATTCTCGACAAGGAGGCCATCCTCATGACTATAAATGATGTAAGAGAAAAATTACAACAACAAATTTCTCAATTAATTTCATCTTTAGATCAAGTTGTTCAAATGTACGGAATGCCAATTATTCAAGATAAGAATGGGAACCCATTATGGATAGACGTAAGAGAAATGACATTAAGATATCAGATACCCATAAAGAAGGTTCAAAAATTCTTTGAAGGTCTTAAAGAAGGTAAAATTCTAGCAACAAAATGTAATAAATGTGGCACGATCTATTTCCCGCCACAAGATGATTGCCCTAAATGTAAAATTAGTGGACTCGAATGGGTAGAGATGCCGGATGAAGGAGAATTAGTAGCATATACTATTATAAATGTTAAACCTCCATCTTTCTCACATTATCAAGATTATATTGTTGGTATTGCAAAGATGAAAAATGGTATTAACGTAACTGCATGGGTTAATTCTAAAGAAGTTAAGGTTGGTATGAAAGTTAAACTAAGAATTACTAAAAGAGAACCAGAAAATTACCTTACTTATGAGTTAATTCCAGCATAATAGAATCATCTTTTTTCCTATATCTTATTTTACTTCTCTTATCAATCAACGATAAATATAGCTAAACATTAGTTAATATACGATTAAACCAGATACTAGTAATAAGACTATTTTTAACTTAATAGTAATGCTTTATTATCTCCTAATTAAATTATCATCTATATCTTAATACTTAAAATCTCTAGTTTTTAATTCTGTATTTTACCGTTATATATATGAATTTATGTATTAATATCATCAAAATATCATTAAATATAAATAATTTATATCATCTCTTTTTTATTATTTAAAAACTTCCGCAGTATAAGAATACTCAATAGTTTATTTAACTCACGTTTATAAGAAAATAATACGAATATAAAGCTGTGATTGTAAAATTAAATGGTAATGAGATTAGTTTAAAGAAATCTAATATTACCATATTAGATCTTCTAAGAGAAAATAATATCTATATACCGCACATATGCTATAATGAAGGATTAATACCAATACAGAGTTGTGACACATGCTTAGTAGAGGTTAATGGAAAACTTGTAAGAGCTTGTAGTACAACAGTAACTGATGGAATGAATATTGTTACACATAGTGAAAGGGCTGTAAATGCAAGAAAGAAAGCAGTCGAAAGAATACTCAAATATCATAAATTATATTGTACGGTCTGTGAAAATAATAATGGTGATTGTCCTCTTCATGAAGCTGTAATTAAATTAGGAATAAATTCTCAGCAATACATAGAGAAACCATATCCAATTGATGACTCTGGACCATTTTACGTATATAATCCCTCACAATGTATTCTTTGTGGTAGGTGCGTTGAAGCTTGCCAAGATTTTGCTGTTAATGAAGTAATTTGGATAAATTGGGATTTAAATCCGCCAAGAGTAGTTTGGGATAATGGGAATCCGATAGGTAATTCGTCTTGTGTAAATTGCGGAACTTGTGTCACAGTATGTCCAGTAAATGCGTTAATGGAGAAATCTATGTT
It encodes the following:
- a CDS encoding alcohol dehydrogenase catalytic domain-containing protein; the protein is MKAAVLYNFNESFKIEDSQPRGVGVKVNVVATGICGRDIVIWKGGFRNLKTPIILGHEIVGYYNGKPVAVYPNIYCGKCEYCRNGKENLCDNAIIIGENQNYSGGYAEEVIVPESNLIPLPDEKFEKYAAALDPVATAIHATKLVELNDQSKVLVTGAGGGVGIHLIQYLKYLGVREVYALTSKIDKVKEFTEYAISDVKGYKFDVVFELVGAKTINDSLRALNKEGTLVLIGNVEGEPITLSRPALSIMRQQKIIGSASYTKKEYEEAAKLIHDNKIVPIYRQYNLNDINQAYMDLVNRKVFGRAVVKIR
- a CDS encoding acyl-CoA dehydrogenase family protein, which codes for MVLPFKSAEVFSVEVSEKHELFRKAVREFMERDVAPYVEKGEAQREVPREILEKAKELGLYGITVPEEYGGQGGDTLMSAIAQEEISRIWASFATRVAAGALFTTPILLFGSEELKKKYVPPVARGDKVAALANTEPSAGSDVAGMQSTAKKINGKYILNGRKIFITNGGIADYYVVTARTSPPDPKARWKGISMFVVEREWKGVKVVSRIDTLGLKASNTAELIFEDVEIPEENIVGEEGNGFKYAMATFDRTRVGVAAQALGVAQAALEKMVSYASQRIAFGEPIVMFELVQEKIAESLTEVNTARLLTYWAATLFDKGLENEAIVAASMAKYYSTEIAEKVAIRAITVHGGYGVATSTGVERLLRDVEVMKIYEGTNDIQKLTIVKETARRLLGIKL
- a CDS encoding long-chain fatty acid--CoA ligase, giving the protein MSEYYEYELTIDKILDTGVKSFPDREIVYRDVRRYTFSSFTDSVRRLMSGLRRLGVKEGETVGVIDWDTDVYLHSYYAIPMLGSVLHTVNIRYPPEIILKTILQAEDKYLIVRDEFLPLLEKARNLLPVGMKIITYSDSKEKVRSKISDADFWELIDSSEPSEIPQVSENSRATIFFTSGTTGDPKGVWFTHRKLVLHALSVSLVGARPPLNVTTSDVYLILVPMFHVHSWGYPYVFMLSGIKYVLPGKYDYGLILKLMDKEKVTFSAMVPTILYFIITHPEAQNYLHVFKRWKVIIGGSALPEGLARKAKELGITVICGYGLSETCPVLTVGYYNSLVENLDENKKFLEQITAGTPIPLVQLRIVDPVSSEEKKVNEIGEIVVRSPWLTKEYYKDPEKTKALWRGGWLHTGDLGYIDEYGYVHIVDREKDAIKSGGEFIPSLLLENVISLHPKVSQVAVVGRKDEKWGERPIAFIVPKEPITEEELRNFLLEMSNQGKIQKWWIPDKFIFIQSMPLTSTNKIDKKILRDLANKSM
- a CDS encoding thiolase domain-containing protein, whose translation is MRNVAIIGTGHTKFGVRTDVNLQELAWEAIKQALEEANLDQKDIQYFVVGNVGSWSAEELPAVVVGEYSDLTPKGTMRVEAACATGSAALRDAYLAIKSGEADIALAVGVEQMHQSPNPQVVELIGRAGDYFWEFENFGLTFPGYYALHASAYMAKYGAKEEDLGKIAIKSHHYGARNPYAQFQKEITMDEYLKSKPVAYPLKLLDSSPITDGAAAVVLASEEVAKKITDSPVWIVSQGVASGTANLSKRTDFTHIEAAYLAAQQAYSRAGINFDEAWRFFDVAEVHDCFTIAEIMAYEDLGFAKRGEGYLLAREEQTYIGGKIPVNVDGGLKAKGHPIGATGISMAVAITRQLLYRAPKGTQVNVKHGMGISHNVGGTGHYAYVTIFSTRRPSS
- a CDS encoding Zn-ribbon domain-containing OB-fold protein — its product is MTINDVREKLQQQISQLISSLDQVVQMYGMPIIQDKNGNPLWIDVREMTLRYQIPIKKVQKFFEGLKEGKILATKCNKCGTIYFPPQDDCPKCKISGLEWVEMPDEGELVAYTIINVKPPSFSHYQDYIVGIAKMKNGINVTAWVNSKEVKVGMKVKLRITKREPENYLTYELIPA